The Thermococcus sp. genome has a segment encoding these proteins:
- a CDS encoding S-adenosyl-l-methionine hydroxide adenosyltransferase family protein, with product MITLTTDFGLRGPYVGEMKVAMLRVNPRAELVDVTHAVTRHSIIEGSFVMEQVVKYSPPGTVHVGVIDPGVGTERRAVVIEGDQWLVVPDNGLATLPFKYINARKAWEIDLERIKRFTGWRISSTFHGRDVFGPAGALIDMGVSPEEFAREIPLDSLVKLDLEPRREGDLWLLRVIYVDDFGNVILNLENYERPKSVELPDLGLRIPYLDTYGQVRPGELLALPGSHDYLEIAVNRGSASERLNLKVGDEVRVRLVQKS from the coding sequence ATGATAACGCTCACAACGGACTTCGGGCTCAGGGGCCCTTACGTGGGGGAGATGAAAGTTGCAATGCTTAGAGTCAACCCCAGGGCGGAGCTTGTCGATGTCACCCACGCCGTAACGAGGCACTCAATAATAGAAGGCTCCTTCGTTATGGAGCAGGTTGTCAAGTACTCGCCTCCCGGAACCGTTCACGTTGGAGTTATAGACCCGGGTGTCGGGACCGAGAGGAGGGCGGTGGTCATTGAGGGTGACCAGTGGCTTGTCGTGCCAGATAATGGCCTCGCAACGCTTCCCTTCAAGTACATAAACGCTAGGAAAGCCTGGGAGATAGACCTCGAAAGGATTAAACGCTTCACGGGGTGGAGGATAAGCTCGACCTTCCACGGGAGGGACGTCTTTGGTCCAGCCGGCGCACTCATCGATATGGGTGTTTCTCCCGAGGAGTTTGCTCGCGAGATTCCCCTCGATTCCCTCGTTAAGCTCGATTTGGAACCGAGAAGGGAAGGTGACCTCTGGTTACTCAGGGTAATCTACGTTGACGACTTCGGGAACGTTATCCTGAACCTTGAAAACTATGAAAGGCCGAAATCCGTTGAGCTTCCAGATTTAGGCCTTAGAATTCCATATCTCGATACCTACGGCCAGGTTAGACCCGGTGAGCTCCTCGCTTTGCCCGGAAGCCACGACTACCTTGAGATAGCGGTAAACAGGGGTAGCGCGAGCGAAAGGCTTAACCTGAAGGTCGGGGACGAGGTCAGGGTGAGGCTCGTTCAAAAATCCTGA
- a CDS encoding transglutaminase-like domain-containing protein → MKVRKTAVLLALAFIVFASGCLVKPPAKVTFSIDKTVVPPGGTFHIIVNVNNTGKVGLVGANLIISNPNFQIVQEPRFPSILKVGQSTQLVWIIRAPPKPGIYTLQVSLELRDELKRTWTGFYGHFRITVSNEENVPIKMFLNVTAPKRVFGGKEIPVTVRITNEYSENIEVLNISFMPLPGMNITGVPTPPKIIPANQNVTLRYTFRAPYAYRDGFVSILLKYRIGTVEKNIAKSFRITVIWQPWNANTEDLKRAYGENYVWLTYTHVVDKYWEEKYNSSSAFNATAFKPATLTIIGNASSEYQAALEIYKWIKAVYNFTANTTTITPKELLRMESISPREAQVLITAMLRSIDIPARIVSLYDGRDCTLRPITEFYTEDGWYVIDFRHGFIGTLDEYLASPYFPRVYQLVTSRGYRLMALKYGSKLHSHVDVTAQFTSNLEDRLMNVIINRVNPPLRSKLDLILNGLNEQEKLYALFLFASAPNNAELNKVLSEWSVDRIQKNIKVMYEFYRDVSWRDDFTYYWRVFTGEV, encoded by the coding sequence ATGAAGGTGAGAAAAACAGCCGTACTTCTGGCACTTGCGTTCATAGTCTTTGCATCGGGTTGCCTCGTAAAGCCACCAGCAAAGGTTACATTTTCGATAGACAAAACGGTTGTACCACCTGGAGGAACGTTCCACATAATAGTAAATGTCAACAACACAGGAAAGGTCGGGCTGGTGGGAGCAAACTTGATTATCAGCAATCCCAACTTTCAGATAGTCCAAGAGCCGAGGTTTCCATCTATTCTGAAGGTTGGTCAATCGACTCAGCTCGTGTGGATAATCAGGGCCCCTCCAAAGCCGGGAATATACACACTTCAGGTTTCACTGGAGCTCAGGGATGAACTCAAGAGGACGTGGACCGGCTTTTACGGTCACTTCAGGATAACCGTCTCAAACGAGGAAAACGTTCCCATAAAGATGTTTTTAAATGTAACAGCACCTAAGAGAGTCTTTGGTGGAAAAGAGATACCCGTAACCGTTAGGATAACAAACGAATATAGTGAGAACATCGAAGTTCTAAACATAAGCTTTATGCCTCTGCCGGGAATGAACATCACGGGAGTTCCAACCCCTCCGAAGATTATCCCGGCCAATCAGAACGTGACCTTGAGATACACCTTTAGAGCACCCTATGCATATCGCGATGGGTTTGTATCAATCCTCCTCAAGTACCGCATCGGAACTGTGGAAAAGAACATTGCCAAGAGCTTTAGAATTACTGTTATATGGCAACCGTGGAACGCAAATACTGAAGACCTGAAAAGGGCTTACGGCGAAAACTACGTCTGGCTAACCTACACACACGTAGTTGACAAGTACTGGGAGGAGAAATACAACTCGAGCTCCGCCTTCAACGCCACCGCCTTCAAACCGGCCACGCTAACGATAATAGGAAACGCAAGTTCCGAATACCAGGCGGCCCTTGAGATATACAAGTGGATTAAAGCAGTATACAACTTCACAGCCAACACGACAACCATAACTCCAAAGGAACTCCTGAGAATGGAGTCAATAAGCCCTAGAGAAGCACAGGTACTTATAACAGCAATGCTCAGGTCAATAGATATCCCAGCAAGAATCGTGAGTCTCTACGACGGACGGGACTGCACCCTTCGTCCAATTACAGAATTCTACACCGAAGACGGCTGGTATGTCATTGATTTTAGGCATGGTTTTATAGGAACCCTAGACGAGTACCTAGCAAGTCCTTACTTCCCGAGGGTCTATCAGCTCGTAACGAGCAGGGGTTACCGTCTCATGGCCCTTAAATACGGGTCCAAGCTTCACAGCCACGTTGATGTTACCGCCCAGTTCACGAGCAACCTTGAGGACAGACTTATGAATGTGATTATAAACCGTGTAAACCCGCCTCTCCGTTCAAAACTCGACCTTATCCTCAACGGTCTGAACGAGCAGGAAAAACTCTATGCACTCTTCCTTTTTGCCTCCGCACCCAACAATGCCGAGCTTAACAAAGTTCTTTCTGAGTGGAGCGTTGATAGAATCCAGAAAAACATAAAAGTCATGTACGAGTTCTACAGGGACGTGTCATGGCGCGATGATTTCACATACTACTGGAGGGTTTTCACGGGTGAGGTGTGA
- a CDS encoding tRNA (cytidine(56)-2'-O)-methyltransferase, with the protein MIAVLRLGHRPERDKRITTHVALTARAFGAEKIIVAAEKDEHVRESVEDVVKRWGGPFEIEFNPSWKKILREWREKGVIVHLTMYGIHVDDAMPRLKEELKEGKDILVVVGAEKVPREVYELAHYNVAIGNQPHSEVAALAVFLDRLLEGEGLRKEFKGAKLRIIPQERGKKVIQLDEGS; encoded by the coding sequence ATGATAGCTGTGCTTAGACTCGGCCACAGACCGGAGAGGGACAAGAGAATCACCACCCACGTCGCTTTGACGGCGAGGGCCTTCGGAGCCGAGAAGATAATAGTCGCCGCCGAGAAGGACGAACACGTTAGGGAGAGCGTTGAAGACGTTGTAAAACGCTGGGGAGGGCCCTTTGAGATAGAGTTCAACCCCAGCTGGAAGAAAATCCTCAGGGAGTGGCGCGAGAAAGGGGTAATCGTTCACCTGACGATGTACGGAATTCACGTTGACGACGCGATGCCCAGACTGAAGGAAGAGCTCAAAGAGGGGAAGGACATTCTGGTTGTTGTCGGTGCCGAAAAGGTGCCGAGGGAAGTCTACGAGCTGGCCCACTACAACGTTGCAATAGGAAACCAGCCCCACAGCGAAGTTGCCGCGCTGGCGGTCTTCCTCGACAGGCTCCTTGAGGGCGAAGGCCTGAGGAAGGAGTTTAAAGGGGCAAAGCTCAGGATAATCCCACAGGAGAGGGGGAAGAAGGTAATCCAGCTCGATGAGGGGAGCTAA
- the pgsA gene encoding archaetidylinositol phosphate synthase has product MVLNRYRENVKGYLEAIVKPLAKAGLTPNAVTVIGLILSLFSAYLYYLREPRLAGLVLLIGSLVDALDGTLARLTGKTSRFGAFLDSTFDRISDGAILFGIALGSLVDWRVAFLTFMGSYLVSYERCRAELAGSGKLAVGIAERAERLIILMVFSFLGVRYVEYGVYIVGILAWITVVQRFYVAYQRLK; this is encoded by the coding sequence ATGGTCCTCAACAGGTACCGCGAGAACGTTAAGGGTTATCTTGAGGCGATAGTTAAGCCCCTCGCAAAAGCAGGACTGACACCAAACGCAGTTACGGTGATAGGGCTTATACTCAGCCTTTTCTCGGCATACCTCTACTACCTCCGCGAGCCGAGGTTGGCAGGTTTAGTCCTTCTAATCGGGTCCCTTGTTGATGCCCTCGACGGAACGCTGGCGAGATTAACTGGAAAAACCAGCCGTTTTGGTGCCTTCTTGGATTCGACCTTTGACAGGATAAGCGACGGAGCGATACTGTTTGGAATCGCCCTCGGTTCCCTTGTGGACTGGAGAGTTGCTTTTTTAACCTTCATGGGGAGCTATTTGGTGAGCTACGAGCGTTGCAGGGCAGAGTTGGCTGGCTCTGGAAAACTGGCGGTTGGCATAGCAGAGAGGGCCGAGAGGCTGATAATCCTGATGGTCTTCTCATTCCTTGGGGTTAGATACGTTGAGTACGGTGTCTACATAGTCGGAATCCTCGCGTGGATAACGGTCGTTCAGAGGTTCTATGTAGCCTATCAAAGGCTGAAGTGA
- a CDS encoding TIGR02253 family HAD-type hydrolase, which translates to MKAVFFDFVGTLITKEGENVTHLNIIREVLRRVGAELDAKEVWDVYEEESSKLFSELAGKEAKKIREVDTEALRRVAERYGFTVPEEFWEISLEMHARYGRLFPDAVKTIKALKELGLHVGIITDSDNDYIMAHLKALGIYEFFDSITTSEEAGYFKPHPRSFLLALEKAGVKPEEALYVGDNPAKDCVGAKNVGMLSVLLDPKGEKRKLWANCDFVVSKLSDVVEIVKGLIE; encoded by the coding sequence ATGAAGGCCGTGTTCTTCGACTTCGTCGGGACCCTGATAACGAAGGAAGGGGAAAACGTAACGCACCTCAACATAATCCGCGAGGTTCTCAGAAGGGTCGGGGCAGAGCTCGACGCCAAGGAGGTCTGGGATGTCTATGAAGAGGAGAGCTCAAAGCTCTTCAGCGAGCTGGCCGGAAAGGAGGCGAAAAAAATCCGGGAGGTTGACACAGAGGCCTTAAGGCGTGTCGCCGAGCGCTACGGCTTCACCGTTCCTGAGGAATTCTGGGAGATAAGCCTCGAGATGCACGCCCGCTACGGCAGACTCTTCCCCGATGCCGTCAAAACGATTAAGGCCCTGAAGGAACTGGGTCTCCACGTCGGAATCATAACTGACTCGGACAACGACTACATCATGGCCCATTTGAAGGCCCTTGGGATTTACGAGTTCTTCGACAGCATAACGACGAGCGAAGAGGCCGGCTACTTCAAGCCCCACCCAAGGTCCTTTCTTCTGGCACTCGAAAAGGCGGGGGTAAAGCCGGAGGAAGCCCTTTACGTGGGTGATAATCCTGCCAAGGACTGTGTTGGAGCCAAAAACGTTGGAATGCTCAGCGTCCTCCTCGACCCGAAGGGTGAAAAGAGAAAGCTATGGGCCAACTGCGACTTCGTCGTTTCAAAGCTGAGCGATGTTGTTGAGATAGTTAAAGGTTTGATTGAGTAG
- a CDS encoding ASCH domain-containing protein — protein sequence MKHLEFDGRYADAILKGKKRATVRLGRRPNLKEGDEVLIHAGGYAIGRAVIERVESKTVKELTDEDAFLDGFPSREELINALKEHYKWVNDDSRAHVIVFRLVEKFDKPVMSSDYAYEGNLPVEIAEKALKYLDLPEEDRKLVELFLKTGSLRKAAYKLGGLNKRYLIREALRRAYEELKKRGIMGPKL from the coding sequence ATGAAGCACCTTGAGTTCGACGGTCGCTATGCCGATGCCATACTGAAGGGAAAAAAGAGGGCAACCGTCAGGCTCGGCAGGAGGCCCAACCTCAAGGAGGGGGATGAGGTTCTAATCCACGCAGGTGGCTACGCCATAGGTAGGGCCGTAATCGAAAGGGTTGAGAGCAAGACGGTCAAAGAGCTCACCGATGAGGACGCTTTTCTCGACGGGTTCCCCAGCAGGGAGGAGTTAATCAACGCCTTAAAGGAACACTACAAATGGGTGAACGATGATTCGAGAGCACACGTTATCGTTTTCCGCCTCGTGGAGAAGTTTGATAAACCAGTGATGAGTTCCGACTACGCCTATGAGGGGAACCTTCCGGTGGAGATAGCCGAGAAGGCCCTCAAATACCTTGACCTCCCAGAGGAAGACAGAAAGCTCGTAGAGCTATTCCTCAAGACGGGAAGCCTTAGAAAAGCGGCCTACAAACTTGGGGGATTGAACAAGCGCTACCTCATAAGGGAAGCTCTCAGGAGAGCCTATGAGGAGCTTAAAAAGAGAGGAATCATGGGGCCAAAGCTTTAA
- a CDS encoding ASCH domain-containing protein — MKVYRLFVRDEYLDFIKSGQKRIEVRVAYPQLRKIQPGDKIIFNDSIPAVVTQVKRYETFRQVLREEPIKKIFPDEPSFERAVKRFHNLYPKWKENRYGVIAIKFKLIGEGR, encoded by the coding sequence ATGAAGGTTTACCGGCTCTTCGTGAGGGATGAATACCTGGACTTCATAAAGTCCGGCCAAAAGAGGATTGAGGTGCGGGTAGCCTATCCCCAGCTCAGAAAAATTCAGCCCGGGGACAAGATTATTTTCAACGACTCGATTCCGGCTGTGGTGACCCAGGTCAAGCGCTACGAGACGTTTCGTCAGGTTCTGAGGGAGGAACCGATAAAGAAAATCTTTCCGGATGAACCCAGCTTTGAGAGGGCGGTAAAGAGGTTCCACAACCTCTACCCCAAGTGGAAGGAGAACCGCTACGGTGTTATAGCCATCAAGTTCAAGCTCATCGGTGAGGGGAGATGA
- a CDS encoding class III signal peptide-containing protein, with protein MRRAQTAIEYLFMLAAVLVLVLIAARVIMNSINSLNKSLGNYVDKTRKELLENL; from the coding sequence ATGAGAAGGGCTCAAACGGCTATTGAATACCTTTTCATGCTCGCCGCGGTTCTAGTCCTAGTACTGATTGCGGCTAGAGTCATCATGAATTCAATAAATTCCCTCAACAAGAGCCTCGGTAACTACGTTGATAAAACTAGAAAAGAACTCCTTGAAAACCTGTGA
- a CDS encoding A24 family peptidase C-terminal domain-containing protein → MEVIPLLAGLVMGFVTSYTDLKTGFIFDNHVSVLLALIGKLLGWDEGDEEVNLPGWLVKLPVPAVEIGILYYLYKGLSEGNLLVAISGIIALFVGLVLGLFLFYIGAWASGDAIILAGFSALLPYPPNTAKITAPYYIYYPLYPMAILLNGLIAVFPFIFIYAFGLILLRRQYSELKEIFVSGAGITVELSLWIIGAIGVRVILEKGLGLQLNPIAGWLLAIVLITVFGKLRKIGDVVGALALAYLIYLSPMSAVFAFVKLLAFLYAFKVFLALVRFIRRNVLIEEVPVEELREWDILGETIFEKDGEVKRDRTDPFERLKVALMNADLSILKPGYEKVIASPTAEGLTKEQIEKLRRLVAEGRLENRFLRKKAMPFAPAIFLGFLISYFVGDIFWWLELKMIGL, encoded by the coding sequence ATGGAAGTCATACCTCTTCTGGCGGGCCTAGTTATGGGTTTCGTTACCTCTTACACCGACCTGAAGACTGGCTTCATCTTCGACAACCACGTCTCGGTTCTGTTGGCACTCATAGGTAAGTTGCTCGGGTGGGATGAAGGCGATGAAGAGGTGAACCTCCCGGGCTGGCTCGTTAAACTGCCGGTCCCGGCCGTTGAAATCGGAATACTGTATTATCTCTACAAAGGCCTGAGTGAAGGAAATCTCCTGGTTGCCATTTCGGGTATTATAGCCCTCTTCGTGGGTCTGGTTCTCGGCCTGTTTCTGTTCTACATAGGAGCATGGGCAAGCGGTGATGCCATAATTCTCGCCGGATTTTCAGCCCTCTTGCCCTATCCTCCTAACACGGCTAAGATAACCGCGCCTTACTACATCTATTACCCCCTCTATCCCATGGCAATCCTCCTCAACGGCCTCATCGCGGTGTTTCCGTTCATATTCATCTACGCCTTCGGCCTTATACTGCTGAGAAGGCAGTATTCAGAACTCAAGGAGATATTCGTCTCCGGAGCGGGCATTACCGTCGAGCTTTCCCTCTGGATTATAGGGGCCATTGGTGTTCGGGTTATCCTCGAAAAGGGTCTCGGTCTCCAGTTGAACCCCATAGCCGGCTGGCTCCTCGCGATAGTTCTCATAACGGTCTTCGGAAAGCTTAGGAAAATCGGGGACGTTGTTGGAGCCCTTGCCCTGGCCTATCTCATCTACCTCTCGCCGATGAGCGCGGTTTTTGCCTTCGTAAAGCTCCTCGCGTTTCTCTACGCCTTCAAGGTCTTCCTGGCTCTCGTCAGGTTCATAAGGCGAAACGTCCTCATCGAGGAGGTTCCCGTTGAAGAGCTCAGGGAGTGGGACATACTGGGTGAGACAATCTTCGAGAAAGACGGAGAGGTAAAACGTGACAGAACGGACCCCTTCGAGAGGCTCAAGGTCGCGCTCATGAACGCCGATTTATCAATCCTCAAGCCGGGCTATGAAAAAGTCATCGCATCACCAACGGCCGAAGGCCTGACGAAGGAGCAGATTGAGAAACTAAGGAGGCTTGTCGCTGAGGGAAGACTTGAGAACAGGTTTTTGAGGAAGAAAGCTATGCCCTTCGCTCCGGCAATATTCCTGGGTTTCTTGATAAGCTACTTCGTCGGCGACATATTCTGGTGGCTCGAGCTCAAGATGATAGGCCTTTAA
- a CDS encoding HAD-IB family phosphatase has translation MRLIAFDVEGTLVKARSSWVELHKRFGTWEKGKEYAKLFFTGKIDYAKWAELDASLWLGRRRKEILEWANSVEYNDHAFELVEFLRENGFKIALLSSGLMCLAGRVARELKADYVFANELVFEDGKVVGVIPRVDFEGKGVILRQLKEQLKPELTVAVGDGFNDLSMFREADVAIAINPHEGVEGDHVVESLREVREIVEGLIGGR, from the coding sequence ATGAGGCTCATAGCGTTTGACGTTGAGGGGACGCTCGTAAAGGCGCGCTCAAGCTGGGTTGAACTCCACAAGAGGTTCGGCACGTGGGAGAAGGGAAAGGAGTATGCTAAACTCTTCTTTACCGGGAAGATTGACTACGCTAAGTGGGCCGAGCTTGATGCATCTCTTTGGCTCGGCAGAAGAAGAAAAGAAATCCTTGAGTGGGCGAACTCGGTTGAATATAACGACCACGCCTTTGAGCTGGTGGAGTTTTTGCGCGAGAACGGTTTCAAAATAGCCCTCCTGTCGAGCGGTCTCATGTGCCTCGCGGGAAGGGTTGCGAGAGAGCTAAAGGCTGATTACGTCTTCGCGAACGAGCTGGTCTTTGAAGACGGTAAGGTTGTGGGGGTAATACCAAGGGTGGACTTCGAGGGCAAAGGGGTAATCCTGAGACAACTAAAGGAGCAACTCAAGCCGGAACTGACGGTGGCCGTTGGCGATGGCTTTAACGACCTCAGCATGTTCAGAGAAGCGGATGTGGCGATAGCTATAAACCCGCACGAGGGTGTTGAGGGCGACCACGTCGTCGAGAGCCTGAGAGAAGTTCGGGAGATAGTCGAAGGCTTGATTGGGGGTCGGTGA
- a CDS encoding protein-L-isoaspartate(D-aspartate) O-methyltransferase: MFDEKKLRYLWNRTVENLVREGIIRSEAVRRAFLKFPRYLFVEERYKKYAHLDEPLPIPAGQTISAPHMVAIMLELADLKPGMNVLEIGTGSGWNASLIAELVKRDIYTIERIPELAEFARRNLERAGVKNVHVILSDGSRGFPPKAPYDRIIVTAGAPDIPKPLVEQLKPGGKLIIPVGSYHLWQNLLEVIKREDGSIKVKNHGGVAFVPLIGEYGWKE, encoded by the coding sequence ATGTTCGATGAAAAGAAGCTGAGGTATCTATGGAATAGAACCGTTGAAAACCTTGTCAGGGAAGGCATCATCAGGAGCGAGGCCGTAAGGCGGGCGTTTCTCAAGTTCCCACGCTACCTCTTTGTGGAGGAACGGTATAAAAAGTATGCCCATCTGGACGAGCCGTTGCCGATTCCTGCTGGACAAACGATAAGTGCTCCCCATATGGTTGCCATAATGCTCGAGCTGGCCGACCTAAAGCCCGGTATGAACGTTCTTGAAATAGGAACTGGAAGCGGGTGGAACGCTTCCTTAATAGCTGAGCTCGTTAAGAGAGATATCTACACCATCGAGAGAATTCCCGAGCTGGCTGAATTCGCGAGGAGAAACCTTGAGCGGGCTGGGGTTAAGAACGTCCACGTGATTCTCAGTGATGGCAGTAGAGGGTTTCCTCCCAAAGCGCCGTACGACAGAATAATCGTTACCGCTGGAGCCCCCGACATACCGAAGCCTCTGGTTGAACAGCTCAAGCCTGGAGGAAAGCTCATAATCCCAGTTGGGAGCTATCATCTCTGGCAGAACTTGCTTGAAGTAATCAAGCGTGAGGACGGTTCAATTAAGGTTAAAAACCATGGGGGAGTGGCTTTCGTTCCGCTCATAGGTGAATATGGCTGGAAGGAGTAG
- a CDS encoding DUF835 domain-containing protein, producing the protein MKSLLLAGQVLSLTAKVIVAFFLFRAYRVSGRLSSFHLGVGWVISAIVVLMDVLRMEAFVVVFYALFSSILFYGSLLFLIEEGQIAFKRPWILGLTPFFGAFYGLLLGNTWESRVGIPYGIAAFYVFLAGIMISSTERNFPTARNAGIALALFGLHEMDYPVLRGVEWFAPIGFTLGAILTVLSAYLMARMVLSERFIRKKPKITVEPGIRLITSDDYRNVIESLKEYPVLAFLRKPVEFPTWTVYMITAVGGEMKVHPTNLPRISELVSRYLKEASSRGITGVVVLDGLEFLVTYNGLQPVLKFLATLRDMAFVNNALLVVVLDEGSWDERERAMLRRIFE; encoded by the coding sequence GTGAAGAGTCTGTTGCTTGCTGGACAAGTTCTCAGCCTGACGGCTAAGGTTATCGTTGCCTTCTTCCTGTTCCGGGCGTATAGGGTATCGGGGAGACTATCTTCATTTCATTTGGGAGTGGGCTGGGTTATCTCGGCTATCGTTGTTCTTATGGACGTCCTTAGAATGGAGGCCTTTGTCGTTGTTTTTTATGCACTCTTTTCTTCGATTCTCTTCTATGGCTCGTTGCTTTTCTTAATCGAAGAAGGTCAAATTGCATTTAAAAGACCGTGGATTCTGGGTTTGACACCATTCTTTGGGGCCTTCTACGGGCTCCTCTTGGGTAACACTTGGGAATCAAGAGTGGGAATCCCCTATGGCATTGCGGCTTTCTACGTGTTTCTAGCTGGTATTATGATATCCTCCACGGAGAGAAACTTCCCAACCGCCAGAAATGCTGGTATAGCACTCGCGCTCTTCGGTCTTCACGAGATGGACTATCCCGTTCTGAGAGGTGTGGAGTGGTTTGCCCCTATCGGCTTTACCCTTGGGGCAATCTTAACGGTTCTGTCTGCGTATTTAATGGCCAGAATGGTGCTCTCCGAGAGGTTCATACGGAAGAAGCCCAAAATAACGGTTGAGCCGGGTATAAGGCTCATTACAAGCGATGATTACCGGAACGTTATTGAATCACTTAAAGAATACCCTGTTCTGGCCTTCCTGAGGAAGCCCGTTGAGTTCCCCACCTGGACCGTTTACATGATAACGGCCGTTGGCGGCGAGATGAAGGTTCACCCTACGAACCTTCCGAGGATTAGTGAGCTCGTGAGCAGATACCTCAAGGAGGCCAGTTCGCGTGGAATCACCGGCGTTGTTGTACTCGATGGCCTTGAGTTCCTCGTTACTTATAATGGCCTTCAGCCGGTTCTTAAGTTCCTGGCAACCCTCAGGGACATGGCATTCGTTAATAACGCCCTACTTGTAGTTGTTCTTGACGAGGGCTCTTGGGACGAAAGGGAGCGTGCCATGCTGAGAAGAATCTTCGAGTAA
- the scpB gene encoding SMC-Scp complex subunit ScpB: MGLLEDKALVEAALFVAGRPLSVKELSRTLGIKSLDYLEKLIELIAAEYAERKSAIEVVRVLGDKYVMQVKQEYSQRVIHLMPRPDLRTGELKTLALIAYLQPIEQSKIIKLRGSQAYEHIRKLTEMGLIYAEPYERTKLLGTTQKFAELYGFPENDPVIIKEAFKKVVHAEYSDLIAKLEGKNSDDSKTGEESSGTE, translated from the coding sequence ATGGGACTGCTTGAGGACAAGGCCCTCGTCGAGGCGGCTCTTTTTGTTGCTGGAAGGCCCCTCAGCGTAAAGGAACTCTCAAGGACCCTCGGAATAAAATCCCTCGATTACCTTGAAAAATTAATCGAGCTCATAGCGGCAGAATACGCAGAGAGAAAGAGCGCGATTGAGGTTGTTAGGGTTCTCGGAGACAAATACGTTATGCAGGTCAAACAGGAGTACAGCCAGCGGGTAATCCACCTGATGCCAAGGCCGGACTTAAGGACAGGAGAACTGAAAACGCTTGCACTTATAGCTTACCTCCAGCCGATTGAACAGAGCAAGATAATAAAGCTCCGCGGGAGTCAGGCTTACGAGCACATAAGGAAGCTAACGGAGATGGGTCTAATCTATGCGGAACCCTACGAGAGAACGAAGCTTCTCGGGACGACTCAAAAGTTCGCCGAGCTCTACGGCTTCCCCGAAAACGACCCGGTTATAATCAAGGAGGCCTTTAAGAAGGTCGTCCACGCCGAGTACAGCGACCTCATAGCAAAGCTCGAGGGCAAAAATAGTGACGACTCCAAAACTGGAGAAGAAAGTTCTGGAACTGAATAA